The DNA window GAGCCCAGACGTAGGCACCGTCAATATCGCCGCGCTGCCAGGCGGCAATGATCGCTGGCGGTTGCAGGTTGAGGATCTGCACCTGCCCCGGCTTGATACCCCAGTGCTTCAGCGCCGACAGCAGGCTGTAGTGCGTCGTGGAGATAAACGGTACGGCGATGCGTTTGCCAATCAGGTCCTCTGGCTTGGTGATGGTCTTCTTCACCACCAGCGCTTCGGAGTTACCGAGCTTTGAGGCCAGCAGGAAGACTTCAATCGGTACCTGTTGAGTGGCGGCGACCGCCAGCGGGCTGGAGCCGAGGTTGCCGATTTGTACGTCACCGGAAGCCAGCGCCCGCACGATGCTCGCGCCGCTGTCAAACTTGCGCCAGTCAACGGTGGCCCCGCTCTCTTTAGCAAAGGTGTTGTCCGCCTGGGCGACTTTCGCCGGCTCAGCGGAGGTTTGATACGCCACGGTGACGTTAACCGCCTGCGCCTGGAATGCCGCCAGCGCCAGTGCAGCAATGAGTGTGATACGCGATGATAGTGCCATAGTGTCTGCTTCCCATAGTTGTTATGGATGCAGTATTTCCGGCGCGATGCGTTTGATGAAGTAATTAAAAATTCTTGCTAAGAACAAAGCGTTTTTAGAAAAAAAGCGGCAATGGTTAGTTAATTTTCACAAAAACTGTTCCTCTCGCTTTTATTGCAATTTCGTTACATTCGTTACATATCCACACCCCGACGATTGCCAGCGCAGCGGCGGCAGGCATCATAGGGCCATGATCCGCGAAGAGAGTAGAAACATGATTCGAGTGGTGCTGGTCGATGACCATGTGGTGGTGCGTTCCGGTTTTGCACAGTTGCTCAGCCTCGAAGAAGACCTCAACGTTGTTGGCCAGTTCAGCAGCGCGGCAGAGGCGTGGCCGACGCTATTGCGCGATGACGTCAACGTGGCCGTTATGGATATCGCCATGCCGGATGAAAACGGCCTGAGCCTGCTTAAGCGCCTGCGCGCGCAAAAGCCGCAGTTTCGCGCCATTATTCTGAGCATTTATGACGCGCCCACCTTCGTGCAGAGCGCGCTCGATGCCGGAGCCAGCGGCTATCTGACCAAACGCTGCGGCCCGGAAGAGCTCGTGCAGGCGGTACGTTCCGTCGGGATGGGCGGCCATTATCTGTGCGCCGATGCGCTATGGGCGCTGCGCGGCGGCGCAAAACCGGCGCAGGTGCTGGAAGTGCTCACCCCACGTGAACGCGAAGTGTTTGATTTACTGGTCAAAGGCGACAGCGTCAAGGAAATTGCTTTCAAGCTCGATCTTAGCCACAAAACGGTACACGTTCATCGCGCCAACGTGTTGGGCAAGCTGCAATGCCAGAGCACGATTGAGCTGGTGCACTTCGCTCT is part of the Klebsiella huaxiensis genome and encodes:
- a CDS encoding response regulator transcription factor, which gives rise to MIRVVLVDDHVVVRSGFAQLLSLEEDLNVVGQFSSAAEAWPTLLRDDVNVAVMDIAMPDENGLSLLKRLRAQKPQFRAIILSIYDAPTFVQSALDAGASGYLTKRCGPEELVQAVRSVGMGGHYLCADALWALRGGAKPAQVLEVLTPREREVFDLLVKGDSVKEIAFKLDLSHKTVHVHRANVLGKLQCQSTIELVHFALDHQLLAGH
- the tauA gene encoding taurine ABC transporter substrate-binding protein, with translation MALSSRITLIAALALAAFQAQAVNVTVAYQTSAEPAKVAQADNTFAKESGATVDWRKFDSGASIVRALASGDVQIGNLGSSPLAVAATQQVPIEVFLLASKLGNSEALVVKKTITKPEDLIGKRIAVPFISTTHYSLLSALKHWGIKPGQVQILNLQPPAIIAAWQRGDIDGAYVWAPAVNALEKDGTVLTDSSQVGEWGAPTLDVWVVRKDFAEKHPDIVKAFAKSAIDAQQPYIANPDEWLKQPENISKLARLSGVPEADVPGLVKGNTYLTAAQQAQALNGPVNKAIIDTAKFLKEQGKVPAAGSDYSQYVTDRFVK